One window of the Colletotrichum lupini chromosome 9, complete sequence genome contains the following:
- a CDS encoding pre-mRNA splicing factor, with amino-acid sequence MVSSALRIIRRVLIATWLTFVATKADVEAHFATHGTGEITEIKLMNGFGFIEYKDAMDARDVVPGSLPYVLLRHGSDFMGERLTVQFARGTRHREGGSAGGFGNNERAPPRPRRTPHRMQITGLPTDTTGFLDSLLFLRLWRAWTFIVPFESGPCCAPEPCFPKSMAVSLNRRGPAKAATEPQCRTTPLLASIPLACCRLDLKDFARQSSLDVVYSETPRDGNGRGFVEFETAADLRTAVEKLDGREFKGSRVTCVADTQPDMPPRGDMRSARSRSPGGGRRPYPPPVDDYDRRGPPRGYSPRRDGYREGYRERSPRREYYDERARYRSPPRRPMDDYPPPRGRYDDPYRRDYPPPPDPYVNGRGPYDRPPRDFPPREAGYPRDGYPREYERDAGSTSTLVAPATMVNINGNKRCSQTFEACFKLRFLSKHHQQHSCGCNDSGSVEFRRGKNVECLMYIVRLHAWISTKNEMAYSLYEHNFGPWGPAFESIEQ; translated from the exons ATGGTAAGCTCAGCCTTGCGCATCATCCGGCGCGTTCTTATCGCAACCTGGCTAACCTTCGTAGCCACCAAGGCTGATGTCGAGGCCCATTTCGCGACCCATGGCACCGGCGAAATTACCGAAATAAAGCTCATGAACGGATTCGGCTTCATCGAGTACAAGGATGCCATGGATGCTCGCGATGTTGTTCCTGGTAG CCTTCCGTATGTCCTACTGCGCC ATGGATCCGACTTCATGGGCGAACGCTTGACCGTACAATTTGCCCGTGGAACCCGTCACAGGGAGGGCGGCAGTGCCGGTGGCTTTGGCAACAATGAGCGCGCTCCTCCCAGGCCTCGCCGCACTCCCCACCGAATGCAGATCACGGGACTTCCCACCGATACCA CTGGATTCCTGGATTCCCTTCTCTTCTTGCGCCTATGGCGCGCCTGGACCTTCATCGTACCCTTCGAG TCCGGACCGTGCTGCGCTCCTGAACCTTGCTTTCCCAAGTCCATGGCCGTTTCTTTGAACCGGCGCGGGCCTGCCAAAGCAGCGACGGAACCCCAATGCCGGACGACACCACTCCTGGCTTCAATCCCCTTGGCTTGCTGCCGACTG GACCTCAAAGACTTTGCTCGTCAGTCAAGCCTTGACGTTGTCTACTCGGAAACGCCCCGCGACGGCAACGGGCGCGG CTTCGTTGAATTCGAGACTGCGGCGGACTTGAGAACCGCTGTCGAGAAGCTTGATGGCCGGGAATTCAAGGGAAGCCGCGTTACCTGCGTAGCAGAC ACTCAACCGGACATGCCGCCTCGTGGCGACATGCGCAGCGCTCGGTCTCGTTCCCCCGGCGGCGGCCGTCGACCCTACCCGCCTCCAGTCGACGACTACGACCGACGTGGTCCCCCGAGAGGCTACAGCCCACGCAGAGATGGTTATCGTGAGGGATACCGTGAGCGTAGTCCCCGCCGCGAGTACTACGACGAGCGTGCTCGTTACCGCTCTCCTCCGCGTCGCCCCATGGACGATTACCCCCCTCCACGAGGCCGCTACGACGACCCTTACCGACGGGACTACCCCCCGCCGCCCGACCCTTATGTCAACGGCAGAGGGCCGTATGATCGCCCCCCTAGAGACTTCCCTCCCAGGGAAGCAGGTTACCCGCGTGATGGGTACCCTCGCGAGTATGAACGTG ATGCTGGAAGCACCTCCACTCTAGTGGCTCCAGCCACAATGGTAAATATCAATGGCAACAAGCGGTGTTCC CAGACGTTCGAGGCATGTTTCAAATTGCGATTTTTGTCAAAGCATCATCAACAACACAGCTGCGGATGCAACGATTCTGGGTCCGTTGAGTTCAGGAGGGGAAAAAATGTCGAGTGCCTGATGTATATTGTACGATTACATGCATGGATATCCACCAAAAATGAAATGGCGTATTCGCTTTATGAGCACAATTTTGGTCCTTGGGGGCCGGCTTTCGAGTCAATCGAACAATGA
- a CDS encoding peroxisomal biogenesis factor 11, giving the protein MVADALIYHPSVSHYNKFVATTVGRDKILRTLQYFARFYAWYLFRTNGSKAEIAPWDAIKKQFGLTRKIMRIGKNVEHFKAAAVASDAKTMDPVLRYAAVGRQLGYAGYLTFDAATVLDAAGIRKWEGAKRLQKEAYRFWAIGILFSVVAQTYTLYRLQQREAKADKKEGEGVVEAKRIAIERAAGRLQLISDLCDLTVPTSALAWANFDDGIVGLAGTVSSLIGVYTQWKKTA; this is encoded by the exons ATGGTTGCCGACGCCCTCATCTACCACCCGTCCGTATCGCACTACAACAAGTTCGTAGCCACCACCGTCGGCCGCGACAAGATCCTCCGCACCCTCCAGTACTTTGCCCGCTTCTACGCCTGGTACCTCTTCCGCACCAATGGCTCCAAGGCCGAGATCGCCCCCTGGGACGCCATCAAGAAGCAGTTCGGCCTGACCCGCAAGATCATGCGCATCGGCAAAAACGTCGAGCACTTCAAGGCCGCTGCCGTCGCCTCCGACGCAAAGACGATGGATCCCGTCCTCCGCTACGCCGCTGTCGGCCGCCAGCTGGGCTACGCCGGCTACCTGACCTTTGACGCCGCCACCGTCCTCGACGCCGCCGGCATCAGAAAGTGGGAGGGCGCAAAGAGGCTGCAAAAGGAGGCCTACCGCTTCTGGGCCATTGGCATCCTCTTCAGCGTCGTCGCCCAGACCTACACCCTCTACCGCCTCCAGCAGCGTGAGGCCAAGGCCGATAAGAAGGAGGGCGAGGGTGTCGTCGAGGCCAAGAGAATAGCAAT TGAGCGCGCCGCCGGCCGTCTGCAGCTCATCTCCGACCTCTGCGACTTGACCGTCCCCACCTCTGCCCTCGCGTGGGCCAACTTCGACGACGGCATCGTCGGCCTTGCTGGCACCGTTAGCAGTTTGATTGGCGTGTATACCCAGTGGAAGAAGACGGCATAA
- a CDS encoding fructose-1,6-bisphosphatase codes for MSAYTTNAGEQETEKINTNIITLTRFLTEEQTKHKEATGDFTLLCHALQFSFKSIAYYIRRATLVNLTGLAGSSNITGDDQKKLDVISNDLFIEAMRSSGRCALLVSEEEEEIIFFKDATGARYAVACDPIDGSSNLDAGVSVGTIFGIHKLPEGSTGTKEDILKPGSELLAAGFTMYGASTQLVLTMKGGTVNGFTLDNGVGEFILTHPDMRLPQSRAIYSVNEGNSLYWEDSTNNYFNSLKTPQENGKPYSARYIGSMVADAYRTLLYGGVFAYPADKKSPKGKLRILYECAPMALVFENAGGQAVDSQMRRMLDVVPEGIHDRAGIFMGSFDEVEKVKKFHQMAGYVPRRDWIEDSLLRAQG; via the exons ATGTCAGCCTACACAACGAACGCCGGTGAACAAGAGACCGAGAAGATCAACACCAACATTATCACCTTGACCCGTTTCCTGACGGAAGAGCAAACCAAGCACAAGGAAGCCACCGGAGATTTCAC TCTTCTGTGTCACGCTCTGCAATTCTCCTTCAAGTCCATCGCATACTACATCCGCCGAGCTACCCTGGTCAACCTGACGGGTCTGGCCGGTTCCTCCAACATCACGGGCGACGACCAAAAGAAGCTCGACGTCATCTCCAATGACCTCTTCATCGAAGCCATGAGGTCCTCTGGCCGCTGCGCCTTGCTCGTatcggaagaggaggaggagatcaTCTTCTTCAAGGACGCCACCGGCGCCCGCTATGCCGTCGCCTGCGACCCCATCGACGGCTCCTCCAACCTCGACGCCGGTGTCTCCGTCGGCACCATCTTTGGCATCCACAAGCTGCCCGAGGGCTCCACCGGCACAAAGGAGGACATCCTCAAGCCCGGCTCCGAGCTGCTGGCCGCCGGCTTCACCATGTACGGCGCCTCGACGCAGCTCGTCCTCACCATGAAGGGCGGCACCGTCAACGGCTTCACCCTCGACAACGGCGTCGGCGAGTTCATCCTCACCCACCCGGACATGCGCCTGCCCCAGTCCCGCGCCATCTACTCCGTCAACGAGGGTAACTCGCTCTACTGGGAGGACAGCACCAACAACTACTTCAACTCGTTGAAGACGCCGCAGGAGAACGGCAAGCCCTACAGCGCGCGTTACATTGGTTCCATGGTCGCCGACGCCTACCGTACGTTGCTGTACGGAGGTGTCTTTGCCTACCCGGCGGATAAAAAGAGCCCCAAGGGCAAGCTTCGTATCCTGTACGAGTGCGCGCCCATGGCCTTGGTATTTGAGAATG CCGGTGGCCAAGCGGTAGACAGCCAAATGAGGAGAATGCTGGACGTCGTTCCCGAGGGTATTCACGACAGGGCTGGAATCTTCATGGGCAGCTTCGACGAGGTTGAGAAGGTCAAGAAGTTCCACCA GATGGCTGGCTACGTGCCAAGAAGGGATTGGATTGAGGATTCCCTATTGCGAGCTCAAGGATAA
- a CDS encoding homoserine dehydrogenase: protein MKSTRPKLTPGETGVNDDTTWPRRAQAPWTSVFRKVRNADMPVCRMRSLGEQIGVVLVHLSQSTKVNQASNNGLLQASFHRHHRKLGLTNRGVTGAGGVGKCFLSQLEALATRRPSPKLNLIYISTSKKALYDAKYTSTPFAGAIEELSRASQAPPPLPQLADYLAAAPAKVVLVDNTSSQDVADAYPVFLGKGISIVTPNKKAFSGSYKLWQDIFNAASTSGAKVYHESSVGAGLPVISTLKDLVDTGDRITKIEGVFSGTMSFLFNSFAPTSGASGKWSAEVAKAKELGYTEPDPRDDLNGLDVARKLTILARLAGLPVESPTSFPVQSLIPKELESCSSGDEFLQKLPEFDSQMEETKAAAEKQGKVVRFVGSIDVASKQVKVGLEQFDASHPIAALKGSDNIISFYTERYGSNPLIVQGAGAGGDVTAMGVTADLIKVVGQIA, encoded by the exons ATGAAGTCCACTCGGCCGAAGCTCACCCCTGGTGAGACTGGAGTGAATGACGACACGACCTGGCCAAGGAGGGCCCAAGCTCCCTGGACTTCGGTCTTCAGAAAGGTGCGGAATGCCGACATGCCAGTCTGCCGGATGCGGTCGCTCGGTGAGCAGATCGGTGTTGTCCTCG TACATCTGAGTCAATCGACAAAAGTCAATCAAGCAAGTAACAATGGCCTCCTCCAAGCAAGTTTTCATCGCCATCATCG CAAACTTGGGTTGACCAACCGGGGTGTTACAGGTGCTGGTGGTGTCGGAAAGTGCTTCCTGTCCCAGCTCGAGGCCTTGGCCACTCGCAGACCCTCCCCGAAGCTCAACTTGATCTACATCTCGACTAGCAAGAAGGCCCTGTACGATGCGAAGTACACCTCTACCCCTTTCGCCGGCGCCATCGAGGAACTGTCTCGCGCTTCGCAAGCCCCTCCCCCTCTCCCTCAGCTCGCCGACTACCTTGCCGCCGCCCCGGCCAAGGTTGTCTTAGTCGACAACACCAGCTCCCAGGATGTCGCCGACGCATACCCCGTCTTCCTCGGCAAGGGAATCAGCATCGTGACCCCGAACAAGAAGGCCTTCTCTGGCTCTTATAAGCTGTGGCAGGATATCTTCAACGCGGCCTCGACCTCCGGCGCCAAGGTCTACCACGAATCTTCCGTCGGCGCGGGCCTGCCCGTCATCTCGACCCTCAAGGATCTCGTCGACACGGGTGACCGCATCACCAAGATTGAGGGTGTCTTCAGCGGCACCATGTCCTTCCTCTTCAACTCTTTCGCTCCGACATCGGGCGCCAGCGGCAAGTGGTCTGCCGAGGTGGCCAAGGCCAAGGAGCTGGGCTACACGGAGCCCGACCCGAGAGACGACCTCAACGGCCTCGACGTCGCCCGCAAGCTCACCATTCTCGCCAGACTGGCAGGACTCCCCGTCGAATCGCCCACCTCGTTCCCCGTCCAGAGCTTGATTCCTAAGGAGCTCGAGTCGTGCTCGAGTGGAGACGAGTTCCTTCAGAAACTGCCCGAGTTTGACAGTCAAATGGAGGAGACCAAGGCTGCTGCGGAAAAGCAGGGCAAGGTCGTTCGCTTTGTTGGCAGCATCGATGTTGCCAGCAAGCAGGTCAAGGTTGGCCTAGAGCAGTTCGACGCATCTCACCCCATCGCCGCCCTCAAGGGTAGCGACAACATCATCAGCTTCTACACGGAACGTTACGGCAGCAACCCTCTCATCGTCCAGGGTGCAGGTGCCGGTGGCGATGTCACGGCCATGGGTGTTACTGCTGACTTGATCAAGGTAGTGGGCCAGATTGCTTAA
- a CDS encoding complex I intermediate-associated protein 30 yields MPPDWKLLYLYGGDKCSPWDSSLWTDSDDRVRGGKSQSHLHCESPEKAEFFGNLDITALGGAGFASQRTLGTLDLDLSQYDGLAIRVLKSDSKKYTVTIKDEILPPREDGRDQSTISWEYDFVPEAGEVKIPWEQFKATYRGRDKPDAKPLDIANIKRISFMMRSFFGTQSGDFSFTVGYLAAFSNRRESSGSDVSFQKEYVAAPAPAKSSSWLGWLCGWGDKRV; encoded by the exons ATGCCTCCCGATTGGAAATTGCTCTACCTTTACGGTGGCGACAA GTGCAGCCCCTGGGACTCAAGTCTGTGGACCGATTCAGATGACAGAGTACGTGGCGGTAAGAGCCAGTCCCATTTGCACTGCGAGTCACCGGAGAAGGCTGAGTTCTTCGGCAACTTGGACATCACCGCTCTGGGAGGAGCAGGATTTGCGTCGCAGAGGACACTCGGCACACTTGACCTAGACTTGAGTCAGTACGACGGGCTTGCTATCAGAGTCTTGAAGAGCGATTCCAAGAAGTACACAGTCACTATCAAGGATGAAATCCTTCCTCCGAGAGAGGATGGCCGCGACCAGAGCACCATCAGCTGGGAGTATGACTTTGTTCCCGAAGCGGGCGAAGTGAAGATCCCGTGGGAGCAGTTCAAGGCAACCTACAGAGGCAGGGACAAGCCTGATGCCAAGCCACTGGACATTGCCAACATCAAGAGAATCAGCTTCATGATGCGAAG CTTCTTTGGCACCCAGTCAGGTGATTTCAGCTTCACCGTTGGCTACCTGGCGGCTTTCAGCAACCGTCGCGAGTCATCGGGCTCCGATGTCTCGTTCCAAAAGGAATATGTCGCTGCACCTGCACCGGCTAAGTCATCATCATGGTTGGGTTGGCTTTGCGGATGGGGAGATAAACGAGTTTAA